A DNA window from Sphingomonas profundi contains the following coding sequences:
- the moaC gene encoding cyclic pyranopterin monophosphate synthase MoaC gives MTGLTHLDAAGAARMVDVSAKPETARTATAEGRILLSVEALAAIRAGSVKKGDVLAVARVAGIMAAKKTAELIPLCHPLPIAAVSLDLVLEEGAIRCTAEVTTRYSTGIEMEAMTAVSVALLTIYDMAKALDRGMRIEGVRLLAKSGGRSGDWRAA, from the coding sequence ATGACCGGGCTGACCCACCTCGACGCGGCCGGCGCCGCGCGCATGGTCGACGTATCGGCCAAGCCGGAAACGGCGCGCACCGCCACCGCCGAGGGCCGCATCCTCCTCTCGGTCGAGGCGCTGGCGGCGATCCGCGCCGGCAGCGTGAAGAAGGGCGACGTGCTCGCCGTGGCCCGCGTCGCCGGCATCATGGCCGCCAAGAAGACGGCCGAGCTGATCCCGCTCTGCCATCCGCTGCCGATCGCCGCCGTCTCGCTCGATCTCGTGCTCGAGGAGGGCGCGATCCGCTGCACCGCCGAGGTGACGACCCGCTACTCGACCGGCATCGAGATGGAGGCGATGACCGCCGTCTCGGTCGCGCTGCTGACGATCTACGACATGGCCAAGGCGCTCGATCGCGGTATGCGGATAGAGGGCGTCCGCCTGCTCGCCAAGTCCGGCGGCCGCTCGGGCGACTGGCGCGCGGCATGA
- a CDS encoding 2Fe-2S iron-sulfur cluster-binding protein, with protein MTIVRFVSADGRDTSEVEAAKGSRLLDVAQADGQPLEGTCEGQMACSTCHVIVDAGDFAALPPPSEMEEDLLDLAAGVTRHSRLACQIWLEPGLASLTVRMPATSRDMQGR; from the coding sequence ATGACGATCGTCCGCTTCGTCTCCGCCGACGGGCGCGACACCAGCGAGGTGGAGGCGGCGAAGGGATCGCGCCTGCTCGACGTGGCGCAGGCGGACGGCCAGCCGCTGGAGGGGACGTGCGAGGGGCAGATGGCCTGCTCCACCTGCCACGTGATCGTGGACGCCGGCGACTTCGCCGCGCTGCCGCCGCCGAGCGAGATGGAGGAGGATCTGCTCGATCTGGCCGCCGGGGTGACGCGTCATTCCCGGCTGGCCTGCCAGATCTGGCTGGAGCCGGGCCTCGCCTCCCTGACGGTGCGGATGCCGGCCACGAGCCGGGACATGCAGGGGCGTTGA
- a CDS encoding transglutaminase-like domain-containing protein → MLIRAGYEIRFDTEYETPMLAMLSIHPSRNKDLRTAQRIVAAPDVPMYDYFDPYGNVCTRLSVPPGGLTLSADFTIEDDGLPDATPPWGPPVPVDELPDDILMYLLGSRYCETDRLMATAWGLFGHLRDGREKAAAIATFVHNHVRFGYEHARADRTGWNTYQDQAGVERDFAHLAITLCRCMNIPARYCTGYLGDIGVPRRDAPMDFGAWCEVYLGEDWYVLDARHNRPRIGRIAMAYGRDATDTALTTAFGPAALAEFVVTTEEVTDTN, encoded by the coding sequence ATGCTGATCCGCGCCGGTTACGAGATTCGCTTCGACACCGAATATGAGACGCCGATGCTGGCGATGCTGAGCATCCACCCCTCGCGCAACAAGGATCTGCGCACGGCGCAGCGCATCGTCGCCGCGCCGGACGTGCCGATGTACGATTATTTCGACCCGTACGGGAATGTCTGCACCCGGCTCTCCGTGCCGCCGGGCGGGCTGACGCTCTCGGCCGATTTCACGATCGAGGATGACGGCCTGCCCGATGCGACGCCGCCGTGGGGGCCGCCGGTGCCGGTGGACGAACTGCCCGACGACATCCTGATGTACCTGCTCGGCAGCCGCTACTGCGAGACGGACCGGCTGATGGCGACGGCCTGGGGCCTGTTCGGCCACCTGCGCGACGGGCGGGAGAAGGCGGCGGCGATCGCCACCTTCGTCCACAACCATGTGCGCTTCGGCTACGAACATGCCCGCGCCGACCGCACCGGCTGGAACACCTATCAGGACCAGGCCGGCGTGGAGCGGGATTTCGCGCATCTGGCGATCACCCTCTGCCGCTGCATGAACATCCCGGCGCGCTACTGCACCGGCTATCTCGGCGATATCGGCGTGCCGCGCCGCGACGCGCCGATGGATTTTGGCGCGTGGTGCGAGGTGTATCTGGGCGAGGACTGGTACGTGCTCGATGCGCGGCACAACCGCCCGCGCATCGGCCGCATCGCCATGGCCTATGGCCGCGACGCCACCGACACCGCCCTCACCACCGCATTCGGCCCTGCCGCGCTCGCCGAGTTCGTGGTAACGACGGAGGAAGTGACCGACACGAACTGA
- the lexA gene encoding transcriptional repressor LexA, with protein sequence MLTRKQHELLCFIHDRLGETGVSPSFEEMKEALDLRSKSGVHRLISALEERSFIRRLPNRARALEVLKMPERAREAPVVKPIAKAPAVLPIAANDVIELPLHGRIAAGVPIEAMEGQTSLSVPAALLGPGEHYALEVAGDSMVEAGILDGDYALILRTEVARDGQIVVALIEDSEATLKYFRREGSMIRLDPANRAYDPQRYAPDQVRVQGRLAGLLRRY encoded by the coding sequence ATGCTCACGCGCAAGCAACATGAACTGCTCTGCTTCATCCACGATCGCTTGGGGGAGACGGGCGTCTCGCCCTCGTTCGAGGAGATGAAGGAGGCGCTGGACCTGCGCTCCAAGTCCGGCGTCCACCGCCTCATCAGCGCGCTGGAGGAACGCAGCTTCATCCGCCGCCTGCCGAACCGCGCCCGCGCGCTGGAAGTGCTCAAGATGCCGGAACGCGCGCGCGAGGCGCCGGTGGTGAAGCCGATCGCCAAGGCGCCCGCCGTGCTGCCGATCGCCGCCAACGACGTGATCGAGCTGCCGCTGCACGGCCGCATCGCCGCCGGCGTGCCGATCGAGGCGATGGAGGGCCAGACCTCGCTCTCGGTGCCCGCCGCCCTGCTCGGCCCGGGCGAGCATTATGCGCTGGAGGTCGCCGGCGACTCGATGGTCGAGGCCGGCATCCTGGATGGCGACTATGCGCTTATCCTGCGGACGGAGGTGGCGCGCGACGGCCAGATCGTGGTCGCCCTGATCGAGGACAGCGAGGCCACGCTCAAATATTTCCGCCGCGAGGGCAGCATGATCCGCCTCGATCCCGCCAACCGCGCCTATGATCCGCAACGCTACGCGCCCGATCAGGTGCGCGTGCAGGGCCGCCTGGCCGGGCTGCTGCGCCGCTACTGA
- a CDS encoding alpha/beta hydrolase, protein MPEVIFPGPEGRLEGRFNPGPRPRAPVAMILHPHPQGGGTMNNRIVQALYQTFVRRGFATLRFNFRGVGKSQGVFDNGVGELSDAASALDWVQSIHPEAQTTWIAGFSFGAWIGMQLLMRRPEIKGFISIAPPANMYDFTFLAPCPSSGIIIQGDGDEVVTPSATQKLVDKLRTQKHITIHHDTIPKANHFFEHEMPDLMRSVDNYLDMRLAGDR, encoded by the coding sequence ATGCCAGAAGTCATCTTCCCCGGTCCCGAAGGACGGCTGGAGGGCCGGTTCAACCCCGGCCCGCGCCCGCGCGCGCCGGTGGCGATGATCCTGCACCCGCACCCGCAGGGCGGCGGTACGATGAACAATCGCATCGTGCAGGCCCTGTATCAGACGTTCGTGCGGCGCGGCTTCGCCACCCTGCGCTTCAACTTCCGCGGTGTGGGCAAGAGCCAGGGCGTGTTCGACAACGGCGTCGGCGAACTCTCCGATGCCGCCTCCGCGCTGGACTGGGTGCAGTCGATCCACCCGGAGGCGCAGACGACGTGGATCGCCGGCTTCTCGTTCGGCGCGTGGATCGGCATGCAGCTGCTGATGCGCCGGCCGGAGATCAAGGGTTTCATCTCGATCGCGCCGCCAGCCAACATGTACGACTTCACCTTTCTCGCCCCCTGCCCGTCCAGCGGCATCATCATTCAGGGCGACGGCGACGAGGTGGTGACGCCCAGCGCCACGCAGAAGCTGGTGGACAAGCTGCGCACGCAGAAGCACATCACGATCCACCACGATACGATCCCGAAGGCCAACCACTTCTTCGAGCATGAGATGCCGGACCTCATGCGCTCGGTGGACAATTATCTCGACATGCGGCTGGCCGGGGATCGATAG
- a CDS encoding aminotransferase class V-fold PLP-dependent enzyme: MATRIYLDHAATTPVATAAREAMAVALGSWANPSSPHAEGRAARAALEEARGRIAAALGWGGTLILTSGATEAIALAAGNAKAGARLACAVEHDAVRRVAAPTIACDEGGRIDLASLATALSAAGPAPLVIAQSVNNETGVIQPLADVAAAVRAAGGLLLADCAQSAGKLPLPEADFIAISAHKLGGPPGIGALLVRDPATLDAIGGQEKGYRPGTENVPAAIGFAAALAGRRAWMERAAEFRQQLDRTIAAAGGELVAAEVARLPTIASYRMPGVPAAAQLIQFDLAGIAVSAGSACSSGSVSPSHVLAAMGWDEAHAREVIRISFGPATSRTDVYRCGEVWTKLAADAKRRAA, encoded by the coding sequence GTGGCGACGCGCATCTATCTCGATCATGCCGCCACCACGCCTGTCGCCACGGCGGCGCGCGAGGCGATGGCGGTGGCGCTGGGCAGCTGGGCCAATCCGTCCTCCCCGCACGCGGAAGGGCGCGCCGCGCGCGCGGCGCTGGAGGAGGCGCGCGGGCGCATCGCGGCGGCGCTCGGCTGGGGCGGCACGCTGATCCTCACCAGCGGCGCGACGGAGGCGATCGCGCTGGCGGCGGGCAACGCCAAGGCCGGCGCGCGGCTGGCCTGCGCGGTGGAGCATGATGCCGTGCGCCGCGTCGCCGCGCCGACGATCGCCTGCGACGAGGGCGGACGGATCGACCTAGCGTCGCTGGCGACGGCGCTCTCCGCCGCCGGGCCGGCGCCGCTGGTGATCGCCCAGTCGGTGAACAACGAGACGGGGGTGATCCAGCCGCTGGCGGACGTGGCGGCGGCGGTGCGCGCGGCGGGCGGCCTGCTGCTGGCGGATTGCGCGCAGTCGGCCGGCAAGCTGCCGCTGCCGGAGGCCGACTTCATCGCGATCTCCGCGCACAAGCTGGGCGGGCCGCCGGGGATCGGCGCGCTGCTGGTGCGCGATCCCGCCACCTTGGATGCGATCGGCGGGCAGGAGAAGGGCTATCGACCGGGAACGGAGAATGTGCCCGCCGCGATCGGCTTCGCCGCCGCGCTGGCCGGACGGCGGGCGTGGATGGAGCGGGCGGCCGAGTTCCGCCAGCAGCTCGATCGCACGATCGCCGCCGCCGGCGGCGAGCTGGTGGCGGCAGAGGTGGCGCGGCTGCCGACGATCGCCAGCTACCGGATGCCAGGCGTGCCGGCGGCGGCGCAGCTGATTCAGTTCGACCTGGCCGGCATCGCCGTGTCGGCGGGCTCCGCCTGCTCGTCCGGCAGCGTCAGCCCCAGCCACGTGCTGGCGGCGATGGGGTGGGACGAGGCGCACGCCCGCGAGGTGATCCGCATCAGCTTCGGCCCCGCCACCAGTCGCACCGACGTGTATCGCTGCGGCGAGGTGTGGACGAAGCTGGCGGCGGATGCGAAACGCCGGGCGGCATGA
- a CDS encoding phasin family protein codes for MADDNQTGDMKDRIVEPLKAAGDALRGAGAKAAENSSAISLTVIDHAEQNTREAFAALRAAAKVTSVTDLMKLQGDYVREQSTRSVEQARQIGEMITRFGRDVMSPLNKKD; via the coding sequence ATGGCCGACGACAATCAGACGGGCGACATGAAGGACCGTATCGTGGAGCCGCTGAAGGCCGCCGGCGACGCGCTGCGCGGCGCGGGCGCCAAGGCCGCGGAGAACAGCTCCGCGATCAGCCTGACCGTCATCGACCATGCCGAGCAGAACACCCGCGAGGCGTTTGCCGCGCTGCGCGCCGCCGCCAAGGTGACGTCGGTGACGGACCTGATGAAGCTGCAGGGCGACTACGTGCGCGAGCAGAGCACGCGCAGCGTGGAGCAGGCCCGCCAGATCGGCGAGATGATCACCCGTTTCGGCCGCGACGTGATGTCGCCGCTGAACAAGAAGGACTGA
- a CDS encoding M3 family metallopeptidase: MDNRLLAPWTAPLGAPPFADIDPADFLPALSVAIDENRREIAAIADDPAPADFANVMAALERSGERLGRIRRLFWTLSSAQASDGIRAIEADVSALLTAHGTAISHDPRLFARVKAVWETRDTAGLTPEQRRLVETSYKGFVRGGAGLSPADKARLGAIDQRLGLLSVRFGQNVLAATNAWEMLIDEDDLAGLPLSARSSAAARAERRGAAGRFLFTLDRGDYETVLTYSARRDLRERMWRGFTGRCSGGEHDNGPLIAEIVALRAESARLLGYATYADYKLDDSMAARPDAAEALMMRVWEPARARALDEARELQALIDADHAEDGDGFALQPWDWRFYAERVRCERYALDGAAFAEHLRLGAVRRAAFDAAGRLYGLRFRARPDLPVYHPDVDAWDVVDAAGADVGLLYTDYFARPEKHGGAWMGSLRTQEKLDGSVRPIVYTVANYAKGEGGDARLSIDEARTLFHEFGHALHGLLSDVTYPSQAGTCVARDFVEFPSKFMEHWIVAPEVLRGFGVPDGLIAALARADTYGQGFATVEFLASALVDLALHRDPPAELDVAAFETAMLDRLGCPPAIGMRHRLPYFTHVFDGGYASAYYSYLWSEVLDADAFGAFEEEGGIFDAALARRFREEILARGDSRDPMDSFVAFRGRGPDEAALLRARGLDGAELAIAPDRAAT; this comes from the coding sequence GTGGACAACAGGCTGCTCGCGCCATGGACGGCCCCGCTCGGCGCGCCGCCCTTCGCCGACATCGACCCGGCCGATTTCCTGCCCGCGCTGAGCGTGGCGATCGACGAGAACCGGCGCGAGATCGCCGCCATCGCCGACGATCCCGCGCCGGCCGACTTCGCCAACGTGATGGCGGCGCTGGAGCGATCGGGCGAGCGGCTGGGCCGCATCCGCCGCCTGTTCTGGACGCTTTCCAGCGCGCAGGCGAGCGACGGCATCCGCGCGATCGAGGCGGACGTATCGGCGCTGCTGACGGCGCACGGCACCGCCATCAGCCACGATCCCCGCCTGTTCGCGCGGGTGAAGGCGGTGTGGGAGACGCGCGACACGGCCGGCCTCACGCCCGAGCAGCGCCGGCTGGTGGAGACGAGCTACAAGGGCTTCGTGCGCGGCGGCGCCGGCCTGTCGCCGGCGGACAAGGCGCGGCTGGGCGCGATCGACCAGCGACTGGGCCTGCTCTCCGTGCGGTTCGGCCAGAACGTGCTGGCCGCCACCAACGCGTGGGAGATGCTGATCGACGAGGACGATCTGGCCGGCCTGCCGCTCTCCGCCCGCAGTTCCGCCGCCGCCAGGGCCGAGCGGCGCGGCGCGGCCGGGCGCTTCCTCTTCACGCTCGATCGCGGCGACTATGAGACGGTGCTGACCTATTCCGCCCGGCGCGACCTGCGCGAGCGGATGTGGCGCGGCTTCACGGGCCGCTGCTCCGGCGGCGAGCATGACAACGGGCCGCTGATCGCAGAGATCGTGGCGCTGCGGGCGGAGAGCGCGCGGCTGCTGGGCTATGCGACCTATGCCGACTACAAGCTGGACGACAGCATGGCCGCCCGGCCCGACGCCGCCGAGGCGCTGATGATGCGGGTGTGGGAACCGGCGCGCGCCCGCGCGCTGGACGAGGCGCGCGAGTTGCAGGCGCTGATCGACGCCGATCACGCGGAGGATGGCGACGGCTTCGCGCTGCAGCCGTGGGACTGGCGCTTCTATGCCGAGCGGGTGCGCTGCGAACGCTACGCCTTGGACGGCGCCGCCTTTGCCGAGCATCTGCGGCTGGGCGCGGTGCGACGGGCCGCCTTTGACGCGGCCGGCCGGCTCTACGGCCTCCGCTTCCGCGCGCGGCCGGACCTGCCGGTCTACCATCCGGACGTGGACGCATGGGACGTGGTGGATGCGGCCGGCGCCGACGTGGGCCTGCTCTACACCGACTATTTCGCCCGGCCCGAGAAGCATGGCGGCGCGTGGATGGGCAGCCTGCGCACCCAGGAGAAGCTGGACGGAAGCGTGCGGCCGATCGTCTACACCGTCGCCAACTATGCGAAGGGCGAGGGCGGCGACGCCCGCCTCTCGATCGACGAGGCGCGGACCCTGTTCCACGAGTTCGGCCACGCGCTGCACGGCCTGCTCTCCGACGTGACCTATCCCAGCCAGGCCGGCACGTGCGTGGCGCGCGACTTCGTGGAGTTTCCGAGCAAGTTCATGGAGCATTGGATCGTGGCGCCGGAGGTGCTGCGCGGCTTCGGCGTGCCGGACGGGCTGATCGCGGCGCTGGCCCGGGCCGACACCTACGGCCAGGGCTTCGCCACCGTGGAGTTCCTCGCCTCCGCCCTCGTCGATCTGGCGCTGCACCGCGATCCGCCGGCCGAGCTGGACGTGGCGGCGTTCGAGACGGCGATGCTCGACCGGCTCGGCTGCCCGCCGGCGATCGGCATGCGTCACCGGCTGCCTTATTTCACCCACGTGTTCGATGGCGGCTATGCGAGCGCCTATTACAGCTATCTCTGGTCGGAGGTGCTGGACGCCGACGCATTCGGCGCGTTCGAGGAGGAGGGCGGCATCTTCGACGCCGCGCTCGCCCGCCGCTTCCGCGAGGAGATACTGGCGCGGGGCGACAGCCGCGATCCGATGGATTCCTTCGTCGCGTTCCGCGGGCGCGGGCCGGACGAGGCGGCGCTGCTGCGCGCGCGCGGGCTGGACGGCGCCGAGTTGGCGATTGCGCCGGATCGGGCCGCGACCTAG
- the trpC gene encoding indole-3-glycerol phosphate synthase TrpC produces MSNRLTAILETKHAEVAARRAAVPFADLAARAAAAPAPRGFRAALDARVAAGGFGLIAEIKKASPSKGLIRADFDPPAHARAYAAAGAACLSVLTDESYFQGADAYLVAARAAVPLPCLRKDFIVDPWQVTEARALGADAILIIVAALDDRAMAEIEAAATEHGMDALVEVHDAAELDRALRLSSRLIGVNNRDLRDFSVDFARTYELAGRAPAGCTFVAESGLATRADLDAMAAHGVSCFLVGESLMRQADVEAATRRLLEGA; encoded by the coding sequence ATGTCCAACCGCCTCACCGCCATCCTCGAAACCAAACACGCGGAGGTGGCCGCCCGCCGCGCCGCCGTGCCGTTCGCCGATCTCGCCGCCCGCGCCGCCGCCGCCCCGGCCCCGCGCGGCTTCCGCGCCGCGCTGGATGCGCGGGTGGCGGCCGGCGGCTTCGGCCTGATCGCCGAGATCAAGAAGGCCTCCCCCTCCAAGGGCCTGATCCGCGCCGATTTCGATCCGCCGGCCCACGCCCGCGCCTACGCCGCCGCCGGCGCCGCCTGCCTCTCGGTGCTGACCGACGAGAGCTATTTCCAGGGCGCCGACGCCTATCTGGTCGCCGCCCGCGCCGCCGTGCCGCTGCCGTGCCTGCGCAAGGATTTCATCGTCGATCCCTGGCAGGTGACAGAGGCCCGCGCGCTCGGCGCCGATGCCATCCTCATCATCGTCGCCGCGCTGGACGACAGAGCCATGGCCGAGATCGAGGCCGCCGCGACCGAGCACGGCATGGATGCGCTGGTGGAGGTGCACGACGCCGCCGAACTCGATCGCGCGCTGCGTCTCTCCTCCCGCCTCATCGGCGTCAACAATCGCGACCTGCGCGATTTCTCGGTCGATTTCGCCCGCACCTACGAACTGGCCGGCCGCGCGCCCGCCGGCTGCACCTTCGTCGCCGAGAGCGGCCTTGCCACCCGCGCGGATCTGGATGCGATGGCGGCGCACGGCGTCTCCTGCTTCCTCGTCGGCGAATCGCTGATGCGGCAGGCGGATGTCGAGGCCGCGACCCGCCGGCTGCTGGAAGGCGCATGA
- a CDS encoding cysteine desulfurase family protein: MIYLDYQATTPLAPEALDAMLPWLDEKFGNPHSPHRMGREAAAAVEVARERVAAMLPPGGRTAFTSGATEALNWAIKGLPPGGIVTIATEHAAVLDTVAALARHGRPVTVLPVNRDGIVDPEAAARAIVPGTSAVVAMLVNNEIGVIGPVAALAERAHAAGALLLCDAVQGYGRVAIPEACDLVAISAHKVHGPKGIGALWIRDGVTLEPLLHGGGQEAGGRSGTLSPALCAGFGAAASVAAARMEVDADHVLALFGEAHTMLGGWTVNGALDHRWFGNLNVRRAGLDAGRLISELRGVAFSAGSACASGSGRPSHVLRALGLSDAEARSSIRLGFGRYTTREELTQAIALVNEAADRQMAFA, translated from the coding sequence ATGATCTACCTCGACTATCAGGCGACGACGCCGCTGGCGCCGGAGGCGCTGGACGCGATGCTGCCGTGGCTGGACGAGAAGTTCGGCAATCCGCACTCGCCCCACCGCATGGGCCGGGAAGCGGCGGCGGCGGTGGAGGTGGCGCGCGAGCGGGTAGCGGCGATGCTGCCGCCGGGCGGGCGCACGGCCTTTACCTCCGGCGCGACGGAGGCCCTCAATTGGGCGATAAAGGGCCTGCCGCCGGGTGGCATCGTGACGATCGCCACCGAGCATGCCGCCGTGCTGGACACGGTGGCGGCGCTCGCCCGGCACGGTCGGCCGGTGACGGTGCTGCCGGTCAACCGCGACGGCATCGTCGATCCGGAAGCCGCAGCCCGCGCCATCGTGCCGGGCACGAGCGCGGTGGTGGCCATGCTGGTGAACAACGAGATCGGCGTCATCGGGCCGGTCGCCGCTCTGGCGGAGCGGGCCCATGCGGCGGGCGCGCTGCTGCTCTGCGATGCGGTGCAGGGTTACGGCCGCGTCGCGATCCCCGAGGCATGCGATCTCGTCGCCATCTCTGCGCACAAGGTTCATGGGCCGAAGGGGATCGGCGCGTTGTGGATCCGCGACGGCGTGACGCTGGAGCCGTTGCTGCACGGAGGCGGACAGGAGGCGGGCGGTCGATCGGGCACGCTGAGCCCGGCTTTGTGTGCCGGCTTCGGCGCCGCGGCATCCGTGGCTGCCGCTCGGATGGAGGTGGATGCCGACCATGTCCTCGCGCTTTTCGGCGAGGCTCATACGATGCTGGGCGGCTGGACGGTGAACGGCGCCCTCGATCATCGCTGGTTCGGCAACCTGAACGTCCGCCGTGCCGGGCTTGATGCCGGGCGGCTCATCTCGGAACTGCGCGGGGTCGCCTTTTCGGCGGGATCGGCATGCGCCAGCGGATCGGGACGGCCGAGCCATGTTCTGCGAGCGCTGGGCCTGAGCGATGCCGAGGCCCGATCGAGCATCCGTCTGGGCTTCGGCCGTTATACGACGCGTGAGGAGCTGACCCAGGCGATCGCGCTCGTCAACGAAGCCGCCGATCGCCAGATGGCGTTCGCATGA
- a CDS encoding ribbon-helix-helix domain-containing protein, with protein sequence MEHVAIPLTDTLLDHMRARVARDGFRDAGEYLRSLVSLDLDRAERLRTAIQEGLDSGISKRSVDEIFEDAMRRHLEAGSQ encoded by the coding sequence ATGGAACATGTCGCCATCCCACTCACTGACACGTTGCTCGATCACATGCGCGCGCGCGTAGCGCGTGATGGCTTTCGTGACGCGGGCGAGTATCTCCGCTCGCTTGTGTCACTCGACCTGGATCGCGCGGAGCGGTTGCGCACCGCCATTCAAGAAGGGCTGGATAGCGGGATCAGCAAACGCAGTGTCGACGAAATTTTCGAAGACGCGATGCGACGACACCTTGAAGCTGGTTCTCAGTAA
- the glp gene encoding gephyrin-like molybdotransferase Glp has product MSLLPVAEAQARILALGRPVAAETVSLNAAAGRFAAADVTARRTQPAADLSAMDGYALRFAELPGPWTVVGESAAGAGLDTPLAPGEAARIFTGAPLPAGADTVLLQEEAERDGARLILAGEGPPRTGAHVRAAGTDFIAGGTLIAAGALITPARIGLAAVGGHGTLPVRRRLRVALISTGDELVPAGQPVSGTRLPSSNAPMLAALLGGLAVDVIDAGIVPDRLDALAAAFARVVDADIVVTTGGASVGDRDLVRPALAAAGATIDFWRIAMKPGKPLMAGRLGDAVMVGLPGNPVSAFVTANLFLLPLVRGMQGAADPLPRIMPATLAGPLPATGVRAEYLRGRWDGGRAMPLSGQDSAALASLSAAELLIARAPHQAALPAGAAVEILPIG; this is encoded by the coding sequence ATGAGCCTGCTGCCCGTCGCCGAGGCGCAGGCCCGCATCCTCGCGCTCGGCCGGCCGGTGGCGGCGGAGACGGTGTCGCTGAACGCCGCCGCCGGCCGCTTCGCCGCCGCCGACGTGACGGCGCGGCGCACACAGCCGGCCGCCGACCTGTCGGCGATGGACGGTTACGCGCTCCGCTTCGCCGAGCTGCCCGGCCCGTGGACCGTGGTGGGCGAGAGCGCCGCCGGCGCCGGCTTGGACACGCCCCTCGCGCCCGGCGAGGCGGCGCGGATCTTCACCGGCGCGCCGCTGCCGGCGGGCGCGGACACGGTGCTGCTGCAGGAGGAGGCGGAGCGGGACGGGGCAAGGCTGATCCTGGCCGGCGAGGGGCCGCCGCGCACGGGCGCGCACGTGCGGGCGGCGGGCACCGATTTCATCGCCGGCGGCACGCTGATTGCGGCCGGCGCCCTCATCACCCCCGCGCGGATCGGGCTGGCGGCGGTCGGCGGGCACGGCACCCTGCCCGTGCGCCGCCGCCTGCGCGTCGCCCTGATCTCCACCGGCGACGAGCTGGTGCCCGCCGGGCAGCCGGTATCGGGCACGCGCCTGCCCTCGTCCAACGCGCCGATGCTGGCCGCCTTGCTAGGCGGGCTGGCGGTGGACGTGATCGATGCCGGCATCGTGCCCGATCGGCTGGATGCGCTCGCCGCCGCCTTCGCGCGGGTGGTCGATGCCGATATCGTCGTCACCACGGGCGGCGCGTCCGTCGGCGATCGCGATCTCGTCCGCCCGGCGCTGGCGGCGGCGGGGGCGACGATCGATTTCTGGCGCATCGCGATGAAGCCGGGCAAGCCGCTGATGGCCGGGCGGCTCGGCGATGCGGTGATGGTCGGCCTGCCCGGCAATCCGGTATCCGCCTTCGTCACCGCCAACCTGTTCCTGCTGCCGCTGGTGCGCGGCATGCAGGGCGCGGCCGATCCGCTGCCCCGCATTATGCCCGCCACGCTCGCCGGCCCGCTGCCGGCCACCGGCGTGCGGGCCGAATATCTGCGCGGGCGGTGGGATGGCGGGCGGGCGATGCCCCTCTCCGGGCAGGACAGCGCGGCCCTGGCGAGCCTCTCCGCCGCCGAGCTGCTGATCGCCCGCGCGCCGCATCAGGCGGCACTGCCGGCGGGCGCGGCGGTGGAAATACTGCCGATCGGGTGA
- a CDS encoding type II toxin-antitoxin system RelE/ParE family toxin yields the protein MKLVLSNLADADINGIAEYSLRQWGVAQARHYSAGLTAFLEDLRNGTVTGSVTLDTPSEVRRGKYRSHFIFFRRSATDLLIVRVLHERMDHLRHLR from the coding sequence TTGAAGCTGGTTCTCAGTAATCTCGCGGATGCCGACATCAACGGCATCGCGGAATATAGTCTAAGACAATGGGGTGTTGCTCAAGCGAGACACTATTCTGCGGGGCTGACCGCGTTTCTTGAAGACTTGCGAAACGGGACCGTTACCGGGAGCGTGACGCTCGATACGCCTTCCGAGGTTCGTCGCGGCAAATATCGCTCCCACTTCATCTTCTTCCGGCGATCGGCTACGGATCTGTTGATCGTCCGCGTCCTTCACGAGCGTATGGACCACCTTCGACACCTTCGCTGA